The Parabacteroides sp. FAFU027 genome includes the window GTATAAATGTCATCAACGAATTTCTGAAAATTGATTGGATCTTTGAATACCTGATCAGAGGTAAGCAATGCACTCTCCTTTTTATCTAAGTAATCTTCACATGCAGCAAAAAAAAGCGAGACCTGCAGCAGAAGTAAATATATAATTGACTTTTTCATATTTCTACAGTTAGAATGTTACGTTTATACCCGTATTGTAAATCACTAGTTGCGGATAATTCCAGCCACGCTCCCTGTTGGCTCCATATCCGGGACCTTCAGGATCAACTTGCTTAACCTTTGACAAGGTCAAAAGATTATTTGCATTTGAATAGACTCTCAACTGGCTAATTCCAAGCTTTTTCAACTGTTTTATAGGTAATGTATATCCTATCTCCATATTTCTCAATTTTAAGTAGCTTGAGTTATATAGGAAAAAGCTATTTGTAGTCCAGTCAGGACTAGAACTTTGGGAATGCAATCTGGGATAGGTTGCCGTAGCTCTTGTATCTACCAATTTACCGGTAAATGGATCAGTATAATATGCCCAGCGTCCTTCATGGAAATCCTGAACTTTACCACCTTCACAGAACTCATACAAAACTTCACTTCCTATCTTGAGGCTTACATTATACGCCCCTTGCCACATCATGCTAAAGTCAAACCCTTTCCAGTTAAAGCCATACGAAAATCCGTAGGTTGCCACTGGAATATCAGAATAACCGATGGGCAATTTATCTCTGTCGTCAACGACTCCGTCTCCATTAACATCACGGTACCGGAAATCTCCCGGCTTTGGAGCTTCCCCAACAAGCTGACGTGCATATGGAACTCCTTTAGAATCTTTACCTACTAAATTGCCATTTGTATCAAAGTCGGTTATATCGAAGAATCCAAGCACCTGATAACCATAAAACTGACCAATGGATTGACCTTCCTCCTTTTGCCAGGAAATCTTGTTTGCAGGCTCGTCCTTGGCTACAACTTTATTCTTCGCATAACTGTAGTTTGCTTTCACCCAATAATCAAAATCTTCACCGATTTTGTTGTTATATTTCACCTCAAATTCAAAACCTTTGTTTTGGGTTTTCCCTATGTTTGCAGACGGTGGAGTAACTCCGAGATAAAGAGGAATTGATCCCCTGTCCATTAAAATATCTCTCCGGTATTCCAAAAAGCCATCTAAAGATGTTGTTAAATGGCTATTAAACAAATTCGCCTCAACACCGACATTGTACTTATTTGCCTTTTCCCAGGTTAGGTTTGGATTGGCGATACGAGACAAGTATATTATATCAACCGAATGTCCGTCAAGGCCGAAAGAAGGAACAGAAGGAGCTTCCCATCCATTACGGGTAGAATACTCTTCAGAATACATAAACCGGCCTCCACCGATCTTATCATTTCCTACCATACCATAAGAGGCCTTCAACTTCATGAAATCAATGAATTTAATGGAATTTTTAAAGAACTCTTCATTTGAGATCACCCATCCCGCAGCAACAGCTGGGAATAATCCAAATCGTTTGCCACGTGCAAAATTTTCAGAACCGTTGTATCCCATATTTATTTCCCCGAGATAACGCTGGTTATAATCATAAGTGACACGTGTAGATAGACCCATTGTGCGATAAGGAATATATACACCGCTTAGTTCTTTTTCATCCAAATTCCCAAGCAATAGCCCTGTGACACTATGCTTGCCAAATTGACGCGAGTAATTAAGAGAGCCTTCAAGATATGTCTTGGAATACCCCCCCATGTATCCCCCTGTATATTTCAATTTTGTATCTTGTCCAAATACAGTATAACTATCTGGCTCATCCGGTCCGGAGTCAAGTCGGAACGCCTGGGTCTGTTTTGCAAAAACTTTTTGTTCAGAATAATAGCTATCATACGAAACCAACGCCTTGGCAGATAACCCGGGAGTAATTTTATCTAATTTATAATTTAGATTAATACTCGATTCTACCACATCCTTTTTATTCTGAGTAAAACCAGTACCATTCACTTGCAACCAAGGGTTAACTCCGGCAGGACCGACACCTGGCTTACCGTTTGCCTGAAAGACTGGAGTTTCGTAAGGGGTTGTCCGCGTTAATGCGCTAAAAGCAGATTGATTTTCACCGGTCGTGAAGCCTGTGGCTCCCGGCTCATTCGTGTCCTCCATCCGGGCAGCCATTGATACAGACACAGTCAGCACCTTAGACACATCAATATCAAGATTTGATCGGAAATTAAAACGGGTAAACTGATAGTTTGTATTATAATCCTTGTGCATATTGGTATTGAAAAGCCCGTCCTGGTTGAAATAACCTGCAGATAAGAAATACCTTGCGGTTTTTGTACCTCCACGCACGTTAAGGTTGTATTGGCTTTGTGGGGTAGTCGGTTTCAAAACCTCTTTGTACCAATCTACATCGGGATAATGGTAAGGGTCAGAGTGCGTACGGAATGCTTCTAATGCATTGGGCTGGAAAGGTAATCTGCTTGCCGGATACCCATCATTTAAATAAGCTTCGTTCCGCAATAAAGCAGTGTGATAAGAATCCAGATAGTTTGGAAGGCGCGTTGGCTGCTGCAAACCATATTGCGCAGAAAGGCTTACAACAGGTTTTGAATCTTTACCTCTTTTTGTGGTGATTATCAAAACCCCATTTGCACCTCTTACTCCATATACAGCAGTTGCAGAAGCATCTTTAAGAATAGAAATAGATTCAACTTCGTTGGCATCCACTTGAGTGAAGTTTTCTCTTTCAACACCATCGACAATATAGAGCGGCGTGGAATTCACCCAGGTACTTCGACCACGTATATACAACGACGCATCATCTTTACCAGGCTGTCCTGTATTTTGAACAGTTGTCAAACCAGTCAATCTACCTGCTAATGCGTTACTTAAGTTTGCGGCCGGGCTTTGAACCAAATCTTTGGTTGTGACTGTCGAAATAGAACCAACTACACTCACTTTCTTTTGCGAACCGTAACCGACAACAACGACCTCATTCAAATCAGCTTTGGTTTCAGTCATTGTTATTTTCAACACATCCGCTCCCCTGAAAGAGCGGGTAATAGTTTTATATCCAATAAATGAAAACGACAAAATCCCCTGAGGCTGCTTAGTCGTTAAACTAAATTTACCATTTAAGCCAGAGACAGTTGCATTTTGCCTGGTTGGAGTTGTTGTATTTGTAATTTTTTCAACAATCGAGACTCCGGGTAATGGATTCCCGTTGTCATCTACGACAATACCAGAAATTTTATTCTGAGAGAATACCGAAGACCAAATAAAAGGTAGCACTAATAATATTAGAAATTTTTTCATGGAACGTTTGTTTTAGCAGTTACGTTATCTATGAGACTTTATGTCTTTCATCTATTTCAATACGTCAAGTAAGACGTGTGAACAAAATTACTTATGGCTCCATTTCCCGATAGCTCATTTTGTATCGGAAAACGGCCACAATTGTATCACCCGTCTCTTCACGACCCTTAAAACAGACGTAACATATTAATTATAAACACATTGGACTCTATTAATAAATATCAAATTCCAACCCTAAAATCTATTACCTGAAGATAGAAACAGTTTTAGTTGAAGAACAAATACTGCTTTTTATAGATAAAAAATAAAACCCATTGGATAACTCTGACACATTCATTGTTATAGGGGAATGACCATCATATTCAACCAACGAATTACATATCCGACGACCCATTTGATCATAAACGATCAATTCTGTAGTCCCTGGAATATTCGAACTCATTGAAATACTCAGATTATCCGATGCCGGATTGGGGTAAATCTTTACATCCACATCCGGAGTCTTTGTCTGCGAGATTCCGGTTGATGTTGATTTCAACAAAACAGCAGTTACAGAAAGGGCAGGCACTGTTATAGTAAACGAATTTGAATTCACTGTCGCTGAGTTCAATTTAAGTGCATTGTTCGTATGTGATTTAAATGTTTCTGTCGTCGGAAGCGATGACAATTGCAAAGTGCTGTAATTACCATCACTAACCGCGAAATTATTCAGATTTATAGTGGCTGTGCGCGAAGAAACCATATCACGGTTAACCAGAATCACTGTCATTGAATCTGCCCTCTCACTCACAGTTGTATAAGCCGAAACAGTATTCTCAGTGCTTGACACACTCGATACGCTATATTTTTTTGCATACCGGCTAAATAAATGGAGTGTTTCCCACATGCCCGGATACCAGCTCCAGGGGGTAAATAACTCAACCCCATTGTTGGCAAAAGTGCCAAGATGCGATGCATACACAACTGCAGTTGAATTTGCATTTTTTTGATCAGTTGCCGAATGCCATTCACTCACTCCGCAGGTAATACCATGATTTGCTCCATAATATGTTGTCAGCCAATCATTGATTCGTTTAAAAATATATTCGCTTTTAATACGGGTATCCCAACCACCATTCATTGTATAAATCCCATTGGCTCCCGGATAATCATAGGTCTGATCATAATACATCCGGTGTATCTGAAGCGCAGCCGAATCATTTGCTGCGTAAGCA containing:
- a CDS encoding SusC/RagA family TonB-linked outer membrane protein — encoded protein: MKKFLILLVLPFIWSSVFSQNKISGIVVDDNGNPLPGVSIVEKITNTTTPTRQNATVSGLNGKFSLTTKQPQGILSFSFIGYKTITRSFRGADVLKITMTETKADLNEVVVVGYGSQKKVSVVGSISTVTTKDLVQSPAANLSNALAGRLTGLTTVQNTGQPGKDDASLYIRGRSTWVNSTPLYIVDGVERENFTQVDANEVESISILKDASATAVYGVRGANGVLIITTKRGKDSKPVVSLSAQYGLQQPTRLPNYLDSYHTALLRNEAYLNDGYPASRLPFQPNALEAFRTHSDPYHYPDVDWYKEVLKPTTPQSQYNLNVRGGTKTARYFLSAGYFNQDGLFNTNMHKDYNTNYQFTRFNFRSNLDIDVSKVLTVSVSMAARMEDTNEPGATGFTTGENQSAFSALTRTTPYETPVFQANGKPGVGPAGVNPWLQVNGTGFTQNKKDVVESSINLNYKLDKITPGLSAKALVSYDSYYSEQKVFAKQTQAFRLDSGPDEPDSYTVFGQDTKLKYTGGYMGGYSKTYLEGSLNYSRQFGKHSVTGLLLGNLDEKELSGVYIPYRTMGLSTRVTYDYNQRYLGEINMGYNGSENFARGKRFGLFPAVAAGWVISNEEFFKNSIKFIDFMKLKASYGMVGNDKIGGGRFMYSEEYSTRNGWEAPSVPSFGLDGHSVDIIYLSRIANPNLTWEKANKYNVGVEANLFNSHLTTSLDGFLEYRRDILMDRGSIPLYLGVTPPSANIGKTQNKGFEFEVKYNNKIGEDFDYWVKANYSYAKNKVVAKDEPANKISWQKEEGQSIGQFYGYQVLGFFDITDFDTNGNLVGKDSKGVPYARQLVGEAPKPGDFRYRDVNGDGVVDDRDKLPIGYSDIPVATYGFSYGFNWKGFDFSMMWQGAYNVSLKIGSEVLYEFCEGGKVQDFHEGRWAYYTDPFTGKLVDTRATATYPRLHSQSSSPDWTTNSFFLYNSSYLKLRNMEIGYTLPIKQLKKLGISQLRVYSNANNLLTLSKVKQVDPEGPGYGANRERGWNYPQLVIYNTGINVTF
- a CDS encoding glycoside hydrolase family 44 protein codes for the protein MKLHVFKNYFLLLLLILTGVNPAIAQDVNITVDASVGKRAVSPYIYGANNWFDKPAQFYKDAGLTMARTNGGNNATKYNWRKKISSHPDWYNNVYVNDWDKTSQNAATNLPNLQVMWAFQLIGRVASNTNNNFNDWAYNQSAYWSGVNQNLAGGGTPNTTGVNSGKAAVEGNINLYTQPWPADSTVEILNHFFQPKPQGLGLNQKQFVYWNMDNEVDVWNGTHDDVMPTLIAASVFMDNYIATAKKAKAICPEIKLCGPVATSEWQWFKWGSESIKINGKYYSWLEYFIKRCADEEKASGVRVLDVVDLHNYAYAANDSAALQIHRMYYDQTYDYPGANGIYTMNGGWDTRIKSEYIFKRINDWLTTYYGANHGITCGVSEWHSATDQKNANSTAVVYASHLGTFANNGVELFTPWSWYPGMWETLHLFSRYAKKYSVSSVSSTENTVSAYTTVSERADSMTVILVNRDMVSSRTATINLNNFAVSDGNYSTLQLSSLPTTETFKSHTNNALKLNSATVNSNSFTITVPALSVTAVLLKSTSTGISQTKTPDVDVKIYPNPASDNLSISMSSNIPGTTELIVYDQMGRRICNSLVEYDGHSPITMNVSELSNGFYFLSIKSSICSSTKTVSIFR